GACCAGCGCCACTACCAGGCAACTCCCGGTTACTCGCAAGTCCAGCATGACAGCCTCCCAAGGTCAGCCTGCGACCCCGTGAAGGTAAACCATCTAAGCGTGCAAGTTAAGTGTGATCTTCCTTTTACGCTAATCCAGCGTCTGCCGATAGCGCAGCATGGCCACGGTCGCGATTACCGTGAAGATCACCATCAGCGGCCATATCTGGGGCCAGACATGCTCCAACCCGGCGCCCTTCAGCATGATGGCGCGGACGGCGCGGATGAAATGGGTCGCGGGGATGGCCTGGCCGATCGCCTGGGCCCAGTGCGGCATGGCGGCGAAGGGGAACATGAAGCCGGACAGGAGGATAGAGGGCAGGAAGGCGAAGAAGGTCAGCTGCATCGCCTGCATCTGGCTGCGCGCCACGGTCGAGAACAAAAAGCCCAGTGCCAGATTGACCAGGATGAAGAGCGAGACGGCGGCCAGGAAGGCCGGGGGTGAGCCCTCAAAGGGCACGCCGAACAGGAAGCGGGCGCCCAGCAGCATGATCGCCACCTGGATGAAGCCGACCACGACATAGGGGGTGATCTTGCCGATCATGACCTCATGCGGTCGGGTCGGGGTCGACAGCAGGGCTTCCAGCGTGCCGCGTTCGGCTTCACGGGTCAGGGCCATCGAGGTCATCATCGCCATGGTCATGGTCAGGATGATGCCGAGCAGGCCGGGGACAATATTGAGGGCGGTAAGACCGGCCGGATTGTAGCGCCGGTGGATGATGGTCTCGACCGGCGGCGTCATCTCACCGAGCATCGGTTCCAGCGCCTGCTGCACGATGGTCGCAAAGGCGCCGGCTCCGGCACCGGCAGCAACCGGGTCCGTGGCATCGGCATCGAGCAGGATTTGCGGTCTTTCGCCGCGCGCCAGTTCCCGCTCGAAGCCCGGCGGGATTGTGACGATGAAGGCGGCCTGCCCGTCGCGCATCACCGTCTCGACCTCGGCGCCGGGGGCGACCGTGCCGATCAGGTCGAAATACTCTGACGTCTCCATTGCCTGAAGGATAGCGCGGCTGGCCGGCCCGCTATCGCCCATCTCGACCAGGGTCGGCAGGTGGCGCGGGTCGGTATTGATGGCATAGCCGAACAGGAGGAGCTGCATGACCGGAATACCAACCATCATGCCGAAGGTCAGCCGGTCGCGCAGCATCTGGATGAATTCCTTGCCCAGCATGGCAAGGATGCGGGACAGGGACTTCATGTGAAATTGTCCTCGGCGCCGCTCATCAGCCAGATGAAGGCCTCTTCCAGCCCCGTCTTGGCCTCGGTCACGCTGAGTCCGTCGCGCGACCGGTAGGGTGCGGCCGCTGCCTCCAGCGCGTGCCGATCACGTCCGGAAATGTGCAGGGCGGCGCCAAAACGGGCGATCTGCTCGACGCCTTTCGTGTTCTCCAGCGCGTCATAGACCGGCTGCAGGCCGGGGCCTTCAATTCGGATCGTGTGCAGGCCGATGCGGGAGGGGATCTCGCCGGCCGGCGCGTCGATGAGTTTGCGGCCATAGGCGATGAAGGCGATATTGTCGCATTGCACGGCCTCATCCATGTAGTGGGTCGAGACCAGCACCGTGACGCCCTGCCGTGCCAGACGGCGGATCCGGTCCCAGAAGTCCCGCCGCGCCTTGGGATCAACCCCGGCGGTTGGTTCGTCGAGCAACAGGAGTCCCGGTTGGTGCAGCGAGGCGGCAGCCAGCGCCAGGCGCTGTTTCCAGCCGCCGGAGAGGTTGGCCGCCAATTGCCTGGCCCGTGGCGCGAGATCGTATTCCTCCAACGCCTGATCCACCACTTGCCGCGTCTTGGGCAGGGCGTGCAGGCGCGACATGAAGCTCAGGTTCTCGCGCACGGTGAGATCGCCATAGAGCGAGAAACGCTGGGTCATATAGCCGACCCGCGCCTTGATCTCGCGGCTCTGGCGGATGATGTCGAGGCCGAGCGCCGTACCGCCGCCGCCATCAGGCTTCAGCAAGCCGCACATCATGCGGATGGTCGTGGTCTTGCCCGACCCGTTGGGGCCGAGAAAGCCGTAAATCCTGCCCGGCGGGACCGCCATGTCGAAATCATCGACAACGCGGGTGCCGCCAAAGGACTTGCTCAGCCCGGTCACGTCGATGGCGAGCGCTTCGCTCATGGGCGCGGCTCGAAGAAGAGCGGTGTGCCCGGCGGCGGCGGTGTGTCGTCGAAACGGGCTTCGGCGCGGAAGACGAGACGCGCCCGCGAGGAGTCCGAATAGAGGATGGGCGGGGTGAATTCGGCGGCGTCATCAATCGTCGCGATCGTGGCCATCAAACCGGCACCGCACGCGTCGCACTCCACGGCGAGCCGAGTACCGACCGGCAGGCCCGCCAGCTCCGTTTCCGGAATGAAGAGGACGGCATGGACCGCACCGTCCGGCAGAAGTTCATAGACCGGCGCGGTCGGTCCCGCCTGTTCGCCGGCGAAGCGGAGCTGGCGATGGATGCGGGCGTCCGCCGGCGCCGTGACGGTGCGCAGGGTCAGCCGGTATACGGCACCTTCACGCTCGGCCTCGGCCGCCGCGATCTCGGCCTGCAGGGCGCGCAGCTGGTCGGATCGGGCAGGCAGCTGGACGATGTTGAGCCGCTGGCGCATTTCGTCGACGCGGGCATCGGCCGCCCGGGCGGCCGCGATGGCGGTGTCGAGCCGGGCCTGGCTGATATGGCCATCGGCAAACAGGGCCTGGTTGCGGTCGCGCGCCTGGTCGGCCTCGGCCTGGGTGGCCAGCGCCTGGCGCAGCAGATCCCGGGCGGCGGCGATTTCCGGGTCGCGCGCGCCGGCGAGGGCATCGTCATAGCGGGCGGTCGCCGCATCGATCCGCGCCTCAATGGCGGCCAGCGCGGCGCGTTCGGCGGTATCGTCCTGGCGGATCAGCAGGCTGCCGGCGACCACGTGCTCGCCCTCGGCCGCGGCAGCCGCGGTGATGCGTCCCGGCTGGTCCGGCGCGATGCGGATGAAATCGCCCTCGGCATAGCCGACAAGCCCGCTGTCTTCGGGCG
The window above is part of the Maricaulis maris MCS10 genome. Proteins encoded here:
- a CDS encoding ABC transporter permease; this encodes MKSLSRILAMLGKEFIQMLRDRLTFGMMVGIPVMQLLLFGYAINTDPRHLPTLVEMGDSGPASRAILQAMETSEYFDLIGTVAPGAEVETVMRDGQAAFIVTIPPGFERELARGERPQILLDADATDPVAAGAGAGAFATIVQQALEPMLGEMTPPVETIIHRRYNPAGLTALNIVPGLLGIILTMTMAMMTSMALTREAERGTLEALLSTPTRPHEVMIGKITPYVVVGFIQVAIMLLGARFLFGVPFEGSPPAFLAAVSLFILVNLALGFLFSTVARSQMQAMQLTFFAFLPSILLSGFMFPFAAMPHWAQAIGQAIPATHFIRAVRAIMLKGAGLEHVWPQIWPLMVIFTVIATVAMLRYRQTLD
- a CDS encoding ABC transporter ATP-binding protein → MSEALAIDVTGLSKSFGGTRVVDDFDMAVPPGRIYGFLGPNGSGKTTTIRMMCGLLKPDGGGGTALGLDIIRQSREIKARVGYMTQRFSLYGDLTVRENLSFMSRLHALPKTRQVVDQALEEYDLAPRARQLAANLSGGWKQRLALAAASLHQPGLLLLDEPTAGVDPKARRDFWDRIRRLARQGVTVLVSTHYMDEAVQCDNIAFIAYGRKLIDAPAGEIPSRIGLHTIRIEGPGLQPVYDALENTKGVEQIARFGAALHISGRDRHALEAAAAPYRSRDGLSVTEAKTGLEEAFIWLMSGAEDNFT
- a CDS encoding HlyD family secretion protein; the protein is MITRSALIALLPLAQLALAGCSAPEDSGLVGYAEGDFIRIAPDQPGRITAAAAAEGEHVVAGSLLIRQDDTAERAALAAIEARIDAATARYDDALAGARDPEIAAARDLLRQALATQAEADQARDRNQALFADGHISQARLDTAIAAARAADARVDEMRQRLNIVQLPARSDQLRALQAEIAAAEAEREGAVYRLTLRTVTAPADARIHRQLRFAGEQAGPTAPVYELLPDGAVHAVLFIPETELAGLPVGTRLAVECDACGAGLMATIATIDDAAEFTPPILYSDSSRARLVFRAEARFDDTPPPPGTPLFFEPRP